From a single Terriglobia bacterium genomic region:
- a CDS encoding type 4a pilus biogenesis protein PilO, translating into MAKFSELSSGVQLAAVVGLAVVLSGAAYWFVYKDMDNSNRALQAQLKAKQDENAALRPYADRKADMERKLATLKDQLEQMKRIVPDEKEAPQFMEMLQAEARKAGIEVRRYAAKATAQREFFSEVPFDIELDGSYFSLLRFFESVAHLDRIINVSGLKMATLRKASEAGVKKQYQYAPTETVAVTCVATTFFSREISPGTAAPAPAKKK; encoded by the coding sequence ATGGCGAAATTTTCGGAGTTATCGTCGGGTGTTCAGTTGGCCGCGGTGGTGGGCCTGGCCGTGGTGCTCAGCGGTGCGGCGTATTGGTTCGTCTACAAAGACATGGACAACAGCAACCGCGCGCTCCAAGCCCAGCTCAAGGCCAAGCAGGATGAGAACGCGGCCCTGCGTCCGTATGCCGACCGGAAAGCCGACATGGAGCGCAAGCTCGCGACTCTCAAGGACCAACTGGAGCAAATGAAGCGCATTGTTCCGGACGAAAAGGAAGCGCCGCAGTTCATGGAGATGTTGCAGGCGGAGGCGCGCAAGGCCGGGATCGAGGTGCGCCGCTACGCGGCGAAGGCGACCGCGCAGCGTGAGTTTTTCTCCGAAGTTCCCTTCGATATCGAGCTGGATGGTTCGTACTTCTCGCTGCTTCGTTTCTTCGAAAGCGTAGCGCATCTGGACCGCATCATTAACGTCTCCGGGCTGAAGATGGCTACCCTGCGCAAGGCCAGCGAGGCCGGGGTGAAGAAGCAGTACCAGTACGCGCCGACCGAGACGGTGGCGGTGACCTGCGTTGCGACCACTTTCTTCAGCCGTGAAATCTCGCCCGGGACGGCCGCACCGGCCCCGGCCAAGAAGAAGTAG